From Toxotes jaculatrix isolate fToxJac2 chromosome 1, fToxJac2.pri, whole genome shotgun sequence, a single genomic window includes:
- the cars1 gene encoding cysteine--tRNA ligase, cytoplasmic isoform X2, translating into MHEFAFRTRYCCISIQSFSTVAMSTSGEPVKGKRVQPAWSPPAGSDVPQLQLYNSLTRAKELFVPQNGRKVTWYCCGPTVYDASHMGHARSYISFDILRRILRDYFKYDVLYCMNITDIDDKIIKRARQNYLLNEYKAKQPRAAQILQDVLSARGPFQAHLASTTDPDKKQMLEKLDAAVTAALQPLQAAMESQGDDTVQPLAEVLLEKSKDLLADWLDKQSGSQVTENSIFSILPKYWEGEFHKDMEALNVLPPDVLTRVSEYVPEIVEFVTKIVSNGYGYESNGSVYFDTSKFDACPQHSYAKLVPEAVGDQKALQEGEGDLSISADRLSEKKSQNDFALWKASKPGEPSWDSPWGKGRPGWHIECSAMAGSILGESMDIHGGGFDLRFPHHDNELAQSEAFFENDNWVRYFLHTGHLTIAGCKMSKSLKNFITIKEALAQNTARQLRLAFLMHSWKDTLDYSSNTMESAVQYEKFMNEFFLNVKDILRAPTDITGQFEKWEAAEVELNNSFFDRKSAVHEALCDNMDTRTAMEEMRSLVSQSNSYISSRKNSKLRPNRMLVESIAAYLTNMLKIFGAIEGSDPVGFPMGGQGQSVDLENTVMPYLRVLSDFRESVRQIAREKEVTELLQLCDVVRDDTLPELGVRLEDHEGLTTVVKLVDKEILMKEREEKKKMEEEKKKKKEEAAMRKHEQEMAKLAKMKIPPCEMFRTETDKYSKFDETGFPTHDVEGKELSKGQAKKLRKLYEAQEKLHNEYLQNGN; encoded by the exons ATGCACGAGTTCGCCTTCCGGACACGTTATTGTTGCATCAGCATCCAGTCATTCAGCACAGTGGCAATGTCGACCTCCGGAGAGCCAG TGAAAGGAAAGCGGGTTCAGCCTGCATGGTCTCCACCAGCAGGAAGTGACGTTCCTCAGCTTCAGCTCTACAACAGCCTGACGAGAGCCAAG GAGCTGTTTGTTCCCCAGAATGGGAGGAAGGTAACGTGGTACTGCTGTGGACCCACAGTGTACGACGCCTCACACATGGGACATGCCAG aTCCTACATATCCTTCGATATTCTGCGAAGGATCCTGAGGGACTACTTCAAGTATGATGTCCTGTACTGCATGAACATCACAGACATCGATGACAAA atcaTTAAAAGGGCCCGGCAGAACTACCTGCTCAACGAGTACAAGGCGAAGCAGCCGAGAGCTGCTCAGATACTGCAGGATGTCCTGAGTGCCAGAGGG cccTTTCAGGCCCATTTGGCTTCAACCACGGACCCAGATAAGAAGCAGATGCTGGAAAAGCTGGACGCTGCCGTCACTGCCGCTCTGCAGCCCCTGCAGGCGGCGATGGAGAGTCAGGGCGATGATACGGTGCAGCCTCTGGCTGAG GTGCTGTTGGAGAAATCCAAAGACCTGCTGGCTGATTGGCTGGACAAACAGTCTGGGAGTCAGGTCACAGAGAACTCCATCTTCTCCATCCTCCCCAAATACTGGGAGGGAGAGTTCCATAAAGACATGGAAGCCCTGAAT GTTCTTCCCCCTGACGTCCTCACTCGGGTCAGCGAATACGTCCCCGAGATCGTGGAGTTTGTGACGAAGATCGTCTCCAACGGTTATGG GTATGAGTCAAACGGTTCTGTGTACTTTGACACCTCGAAGTTCGATGCCTGCCCGCAGCACTCGTATGCCAAACTGGTGCCAGAGGCAGTCGGAGATCAGAAGGCTTTACAAGAGGGAGAAG GAGACCTGAGCATCTCTGCTGACAGGCTGAGCGAGAAAAAGTCCCAAAATGACTTTGCCTTGTGGAAAGCCTCCAAGCCGGGAGAGCCTTCATGGGACTCTCCATGGGGGAAG GGGAGGCCCGGCTGGCACATTGAGTGTTCGGCCATGGCTGGCTCCATCTTGGGAGAGTCCATGGACATCCATGGCGGCGGATTCGATCTCCGATTCCCCCACCACGACAACGAGTTGGCTCAGTCCGAG GCGTTCTTTGAGAACGATAACTGGGTCCGATACTTCCTGCACACCGGGCACCTGACGATCGCAGGCTGCAAGATGTCGAAATCTTTGAAGAATTTCATCACCATTAAGGAGGCCCTGGCACAGAACACAG CTCGTCAGCTCCGTCTGGCTTTCTTGATGCATTCCTGGAAAGACACCCTGGACTACTCTTCCAACACAATGGAGTCGGCCGTCCAGTACGAGAAGTTCATGAAC GAGTTCTTCCTCAATGTCAAAGACATCCTGCGCGCTCCCACTGATATCACCGGTCAGTTTGAGAAGTGGGAGGCAGCAGAGGTGGAGCTCAACAACAG TTTCTTTGACAGGAAGTCAGCCGTCCATGAGGCTCTGTGTGACAACATGGACACTCGCACCGCCATGGAGGAGATGAGATCTCTGGTCAGCCAGTCCAACAGCTacatcagcagcaggaagaactCCAAGCTGAGGCCCAACCGCATGCTGGTGGAAAGTATCGCTGCGTATCTCACCAACATGCTGAAG ATATTTGGTGCCATTGAAGGATCAGATCCTGTAGGATTCCCCATGGGAGGACAAGGCCAGAGTGTTGAC CTGGAGAACACAGTGATGCCGTACCTCAGGGTCCTGTCGGATTTCAGAGAGAGTGTCAGACAAATCGCCCGAGAGAAGGAAG TGACAGagttgctgcagctgtgtgatgtGGTGCGTGACGACACCTTACCGGAGCTGGGAGTCCGGCTGGAAGATCATGAAG GTCTGACTACAGTGGTGAAACTGGTGGACAAGGAGATATtaatgaaggagagagaggagaagaagaag atggaggaagagaagaagaagaagaaggaagaggctGCCATGAGGAAACATGAACAGGAG ATGGCTAAACTCGCCAAGATGAAGATCCCTCCATGTGAAATGTTTcgcacagaaacagacaaatattCCAAATTTGATGAAACG ggTTTCCCCACTCATGATGTCGAAGGGAAGGAGCTCAGCAAAGGACAAGCCAAGAAGCTGCGCAAGCTCTACGAGGCCCAGGAAAAATTACACAATGAGTATCTGCAGAACGGCAACTGA
- the cars1 gene encoding cysteine--tRNA ligase, cytoplasmic isoform X1 produces MSTSGEPAFEFGFLLQINEEAALAEALNDYLTSRSYLAGFSPSQADQKAFKLLHRPPDPQHVHTLRWYRHIAALQKDLNSESSMKGKRVQPAWSPPAGSDVPQLQLYNSLTRAKELFVPQNGRKVTWYCCGPTVYDASHMGHARSYISFDILRRILRDYFKYDVLYCMNITDIDDKIIKRARQNYLLNEYKAKQPRAAQILQDVLSARGPFQAHLASTTDPDKKQMLEKLDAAVTAALQPLQAAMESQGDDTVQPLAEVLLEKSKDLLADWLDKQSGSQVTENSIFSILPKYWEGEFHKDMEALNVLPPDVLTRVSEYVPEIVEFVTKIVSNGYGYESNGSVYFDTSKFDACPQHSYAKLVPEAVGDQKALQEGEGDLSISADRLSEKKSQNDFALWKASKPGEPSWDSPWGKGRPGWHIECSAMAGSILGESMDIHGGGFDLRFPHHDNELAQSEAFFENDNWVRYFLHTGHLTIAGCKMSKSLKNFITIKEALAQNTARQLRLAFLMHSWKDTLDYSSNTMESAVQYEKFMNEFFLNVKDILRAPTDITGQFEKWEAAEVELNNSFFDRKSAVHEALCDNMDTRTAMEEMRSLVSQSNSYISSRKNSKLRPNRMLVESIAAYLTNMLKIFGAIEGSDPVGFPMGGQGQSVDLENTVMPYLRVLSDFRESVRQIAREKEVTELLQLCDVVRDDTLPELGVRLEDHEGLTTVVKLVDKEILMKEREEKKKMEEEKKKKKEEAAMRKHEQEMAKLAKMKIPPCEMFRTETDKYSKFDETGFPTHDVEGKELSKGQAKKLRKLYEAQEKLHNEYLQNGN; encoded by the exons ATGTCGACCTCCGGAGAGCCAG CCTTTGAGTTTGGCTTCTTGCTACAGATAAATGAGGAGGCTGCGCTGGCTGAGGCCCTGAATGACTACCTAACCTCACGCAGCTACCTGGCTGGGTTCAGCCCCTCCCAGGCCGACCAGAAAGCCTTTAAGCTCCTCCACAGGCCCCCAGACCCACAACATGTCCACACTCTGCGCTGGTACAGACACATAGCAGCTCTGCAGAAGGACCTCAACtctgagagcagca TGAAAGGAAAGCGGGTTCAGCCTGCATGGTCTCCACCAGCAGGAAGTGACGTTCCTCAGCTTCAGCTCTACAACAGCCTGACGAGAGCCAAG GAGCTGTTTGTTCCCCAGAATGGGAGGAAGGTAACGTGGTACTGCTGTGGACCCACAGTGTACGACGCCTCACACATGGGACATGCCAG aTCCTACATATCCTTCGATATTCTGCGAAGGATCCTGAGGGACTACTTCAAGTATGATGTCCTGTACTGCATGAACATCACAGACATCGATGACAAA atcaTTAAAAGGGCCCGGCAGAACTACCTGCTCAACGAGTACAAGGCGAAGCAGCCGAGAGCTGCTCAGATACTGCAGGATGTCCTGAGTGCCAGAGGG cccTTTCAGGCCCATTTGGCTTCAACCACGGACCCAGATAAGAAGCAGATGCTGGAAAAGCTGGACGCTGCCGTCACTGCCGCTCTGCAGCCCCTGCAGGCGGCGATGGAGAGTCAGGGCGATGATACGGTGCAGCCTCTGGCTGAG GTGCTGTTGGAGAAATCCAAAGACCTGCTGGCTGATTGGCTGGACAAACAGTCTGGGAGTCAGGTCACAGAGAACTCCATCTTCTCCATCCTCCCCAAATACTGGGAGGGAGAGTTCCATAAAGACATGGAAGCCCTGAAT GTTCTTCCCCCTGACGTCCTCACTCGGGTCAGCGAATACGTCCCCGAGATCGTGGAGTTTGTGACGAAGATCGTCTCCAACGGTTATGG GTATGAGTCAAACGGTTCTGTGTACTTTGACACCTCGAAGTTCGATGCCTGCCCGCAGCACTCGTATGCCAAACTGGTGCCAGAGGCAGTCGGAGATCAGAAGGCTTTACAAGAGGGAGAAG GAGACCTGAGCATCTCTGCTGACAGGCTGAGCGAGAAAAAGTCCCAAAATGACTTTGCCTTGTGGAAAGCCTCCAAGCCGGGAGAGCCTTCATGGGACTCTCCATGGGGGAAG GGGAGGCCCGGCTGGCACATTGAGTGTTCGGCCATGGCTGGCTCCATCTTGGGAGAGTCCATGGACATCCATGGCGGCGGATTCGATCTCCGATTCCCCCACCACGACAACGAGTTGGCTCAGTCCGAG GCGTTCTTTGAGAACGATAACTGGGTCCGATACTTCCTGCACACCGGGCACCTGACGATCGCAGGCTGCAAGATGTCGAAATCTTTGAAGAATTTCATCACCATTAAGGAGGCCCTGGCACAGAACACAG CTCGTCAGCTCCGTCTGGCTTTCTTGATGCATTCCTGGAAAGACACCCTGGACTACTCTTCCAACACAATGGAGTCGGCCGTCCAGTACGAGAAGTTCATGAAC GAGTTCTTCCTCAATGTCAAAGACATCCTGCGCGCTCCCACTGATATCACCGGTCAGTTTGAGAAGTGGGAGGCAGCAGAGGTGGAGCTCAACAACAG TTTCTTTGACAGGAAGTCAGCCGTCCATGAGGCTCTGTGTGACAACATGGACACTCGCACCGCCATGGAGGAGATGAGATCTCTGGTCAGCCAGTCCAACAGCTacatcagcagcaggaagaactCCAAGCTGAGGCCCAACCGCATGCTGGTGGAAAGTATCGCTGCGTATCTCACCAACATGCTGAAG ATATTTGGTGCCATTGAAGGATCAGATCCTGTAGGATTCCCCATGGGAGGACAAGGCCAGAGTGTTGAC CTGGAGAACACAGTGATGCCGTACCTCAGGGTCCTGTCGGATTTCAGAGAGAGTGTCAGACAAATCGCCCGAGAGAAGGAAG TGACAGagttgctgcagctgtgtgatgtGGTGCGTGACGACACCTTACCGGAGCTGGGAGTCCGGCTGGAAGATCATGAAG GTCTGACTACAGTGGTGAAACTGGTGGACAAGGAGATATtaatgaaggagagagaggagaagaagaag atggaggaagagaagaagaagaagaaggaagaggctGCCATGAGGAAACATGAACAGGAG ATGGCTAAACTCGCCAAGATGAAGATCCCTCCATGTGAAATGTTTcgcacagaaacagacaaatattCCAAATTTGATGAAACG ggTTTCCCCACTCATGATGTCGAAGGGAAGGAGCTCAGCAAAGGACAAGCCAAGAAGCTGCGCAAGCTCTACGAGGCCCAGGAAAAATTACACAATGAGTATCTGCAGAACGGCAACTGA